A genomic window from Candidatus Omnitrophota bacterium includes:
- the panD gene encoding aspartate 1-decarboxylase, whose product MLRTMLKSKIHGATVTEANLKYTGSITIDGKLLKAADMLPGERVQIVNLNNGSRVETYTLAGKTGSGTICMNGAAARWAHKGDTVIIISYCQADESEVRKIKPRIVFVDAKNRIKKA is encoded by the coding sequence ATGTTAAGGACGATGTTGAAGTCGAAGATTCACGGCGCGACTGTGACCGAAGCGAATCTCAAATACACCGGTTCCATCACGATAGACGGCAAGTTGCTTAAGGCAGCGGATATGCTCCCCGGCGAGCGCGTCCAGATAGTAAACCTGAACAACGGTTCCCGGGTCGAAACTTACACCCTTGCCGGAAAAACCGGAAGCGGCACGATCTGCATGAACGGGGCTGCCGCGCGCTGGGCGCACAAGGGAGATACCGTCATAATAATATCGTATTGCCAGGCGGATGAATCGGAAGTCCGCAAGATCAAACCCAGGATAGTATTCGTCGACGCCAAGAACAGGATAAAGAAAGCCTAA